One genomic window of Eptesicus fuscus isolate TK198812 chromosome 6, DD_ASM_mEF_20220401, whole genome shotgun sequence includes the following:
- the LOC129149543 gene encoding protein ZAR1-like has protein sequence MERFVRVPQGLYQGAHYGNTLPLGQPGLSDHQQPDWRQNTGAPTFLARTGLVVPTNAWAYCTDPSKRAQLKAILSQMNPSLGLRLCKASTKEVGVQVSPRVDRSVQCSLGPLTLCSCSFWGYRDPKAPLPAWDLYSPVMDLRGLIRLRKDGKDEERDALSSPAEESQQQQKSPPRPRSQEDKQEELWQQDKLGEEDASSPGERRSKQAQGDAHPPRKPSFQIIEKEEENSLL, from the coding sequence ATGGAGCGCTTTGTCCGAGTTCCCCAGGGCCTGTACCAGGGAGCACACTATGGGAACACACTGCCTTTGGGCCAGCCGGGACTCTCTGACCACCAGCAGCCTGACTGGAGGCAAAACACTGGTGCCCCCACTTTCCTGGCCAGGACGGGGCTGGTGGTGCCCACGAATGCCTGGGCCTACTGCACTGACCCTTCCAAGAGGGCACAGCTTAAGGCCATTCTCTCCCAGATgaaccccagcctgggcctgcggCTGTGCAAGGCCAGTACCAAGGAGGTGGGCGTGCAGGTGAGCCCACGTGTGGACAGGTCTGTGCAGTGCTCGCTGGGCCCGCTCACCCTGTGCAGCTGCTCTTTTTGGGGCTACAGGGACCCCAAGGCACCCCTACCAGCCTGGGACCTCTATTCACCAGTAATGGACCTCCGGGGCTTGATCCGGCTGCGGAAGGATGGGAAGGATGAGGAGAGGGATGCTCTTTCCAGTCCCGCAGAGGAaagccagcagcagcagaagtCACCACCAAGGCCAAGGTCACAAGAGGACAAGCAGGAGGAACTGTGGCAGCAGGACAAGTTGGGGGAGGAAGATGCCTCTAGTCCTGGGGAAAGGCGGAGCAAGCAGGCCCAGGGAGATGCCCACCCTCCCAGGAAACCCAGCTTCCAGAttatagaaaaggaagaagaaaactcaCTGCTGTGA